One part of the Sulfolobus tengchongensis genome encodes these proteins:
- a CDS encoding phenylalanine--tRNA ligase subunit alpha, with translation MLSENELKILFFLKNVKKANSVEIAKNTGLSESSVLSLIELLKEKGLVKTEVIYQKYYALTEEGSRRKEKGLPEDILISILNGKEKELNEIKNLMGNDFNIAISWAKKKGLIEIEGGKIIPKVKTYTSSEYYALNNIDQADKNTIQLLQRRGLIEEKERKIVIVELIREPAENEIGISNLSRDLIVSGAWEKFKFRKYNVEAFPPYYTISKKHYFKEFLEKVKDIMINLGFKEINTGYIEMEFYNFDLLFQPQDHPAREIHDSFSVEGSGKIEDKELLNNVKQIHEKFWKYKWRQDITLRLMLRSQTTATTARVLASKPKIPIKTFTLGKVFRPDAIDATHLIEFHQLDGLIIDNNFTFRDLLGVLKEIFYRLGIKEIKFKPAYFPFTEPSVEVYGYLEKLGWVEMCGAGLLRPEIMSAVGIDSVAGAWGMGIERLAMSFLNINDIRLLYSTNIDYIRNVKIRIE, from the coding sequence ATGTTGAGTGAAAACGAATTAAAGATATTATTTTTTTTGAAAAACGTAAAAAAGGCTAATTCGGTAGAGATTGCAAAAAATACTGGTCTTTCTGAAAGTTCTGTCCTAAGTCTAATTGAATTACTAAAGGAAAAGGGTTTAGTAAAAACAGAAGTGATCTACCAGAAATATTATGCGTTAACCGAAGAAGGAAGTAGAAGGAAGGAGAAAGGATTACCAGAGGACATTTTAATAAGTATATTAAACGGTAAAGAAAAAGAATTGAACGAAATAAAAAACCTAATGGGAAATGATTTTAATATCGCAATAAGCTGGGCTAAGAAAAAAGGTCTGATAGAAATAGAAGGAGGTAAAATAATACCTAAAGTAAAGACATATACGTCTAGTGAATATTACGCCCTTAATAATATAGATCAAGCTGATAAGAATACGATACAATTACTTCAAAGAAGAGGTCTTATCGAAGAAAAAGAAAGGAAAATAGTTATCGTAGAATTGATAAGAGAACCTGCAGAAAATGAAATAGGAATTTCTAATCTCAGCCGAGATCTAATAGTGAGTGGAGCATGGGAAAAGTTCAAGTTTAGAAAATATAACGTCGAAGCTTTTCCTCCATACTATACTATAAGTAAGAAACATTATTTCAAAGAATTCTTAGAAAAAGTAAAGGATATAATGATAAATTTGGGATTTAAGGAAATAAATACAGGATATATAGAAATGGAATTTTATAATTTCGATCTTCTATTCCAACCTCAAGACCATCCTGCGAGGGAAATTCATGACAGTTTTTCAGTAGAGGGATCAGGGAAAATAGAGGATAAGGAATTACTAAACAACGTAAAACAAATACATGAGAAATTCTGGAAGTACAAATGGAGGCAAGATATTACACTCAGGTTAATGTTAAGAAGCCAGACAACTGCTACTACTGCCAGAGTTTTGGCATCAAAGCCCAAAATACCTATAAAAACGTTTACATTAGGTAAAGTTTTTAGACCAGATGCAATAGATGCAACTCATTTAATAGAATTCCACCAGTTAGACGGTTTAATCATAGATAATAATTTCACATTTAGAGATCTACTAGGAGTTTTAAAGGAAATATTTTACCGCCTAGGAATTAAGGAGATTAAATTCAAGCCTGCTTACTTTCCATTTACTGAGCCTAGCGTTGAAGTCTATGGATACTTAGAGAAGCTGGGCTGGGTGGAAATGTGTGGGGCAGGGCTTTTAAGACCTGAGATCATGAGCGCAGTTGGCATAGATAGTGTCGCAGGAGCATGGGGAATGGGAATTGAAAGATTAGCAATGAGCTTTCTTAATATTAATGATATAAGACTACTTTACTCAACCAATATTGATTACATAAGGAATGTTAAGATACGGATAGAGTGA
- a CDS encoding phosphoglycolate phosphatase, with translation MIKLVLMDLDGTLTEDRDTTRIDLDALYAIRVLQKNSIKVGLVSGNSYPVLRGLYTYLHLDGGFVAENGCIVFFGKEKYRVCRQMDKNLINEFKSLFKLRDTWQNEYRECDFGFVPANLNNEMLEWAKQKNLYIKSSGYAVHLAYHPAGKGIGVRKLLDLQGLMKEEVVGIGDSSTDVELFEQVGFKVAVGNADEELKSIADYVTNNKSGKGVREFVDKLLKGELNVI, from the coding sequence ATGATAAAGCTAGTTTTAATGGATTTGGATGGAACTTTAACTGAGGATAGGGATACTACAAGGATAGACTTAGACGCTTTATATGCGATAAGGGTTCTGCAGAAAAATAGTATCAAAGTAGGACTTGTTAGTGGAAACTCCTATCCAGTACTAAGGGGTTTATATACTTACCTGCATTTAGATGGTGGATTTGTTGCAGAAAATGGTTGTATAGTATTTTTTGGAAAAGAGAAATACAGAGTATGTAGACAAATGGATAAAAATTTAATTAACGAATTTAAATCTCTATTTAAATTAAGAGATACGTGGCAGAATGAATATAGAGAATGTGATTTCGGATTTGTACCAGCGAATTTGAATAATGAGATGTTAGAATGGGCTAAGCAGAAGAATTTGTATATCAAGAGTAGTGGGTATGCTGTTCATTTAGCCTATCATCCTGCAGGTAAAGGTATAGGGGTGAGAAAGTTATTAGATTTACAAGGTCTTATGAAGGAGGAAGTTGTTGGAATTGGAGATTCGTCGACTGATGTTGAATTATTTGAGCAAGTTGGATTTAAAGTGGCTGTAGGAAATGCAGATGAAGAACTAAAGAGTATTGCAGATTATGTGACAAATAATAAAAGTGGGAAGGGTGTAAGGGAATTCGTGGACAAACTATTGAAAGGGGAACTTAATGTCATTTGA
- a CDS encoding metal-dependent hydrolase encodes MAQLRWLGHAATLITFGNKNVIIDPMIKDNPLSPVKLDFFRNNLDIIIVTHDHYDHLGDTIDLLKMNPKAKLFATYDLEAYLAETYKLPWENIIPANVGGFVEVDGIKLALTKAVHSSTHSDPTGAIVSSEGVTIYHAGDTGLFEDMKIIGEVFKPDYALLPIGGRFTMDPYQASIAVDYIKPRKGVIPIHYNTWDLIKVNVNDFVTLVKNKGYNPIVLQAGQTITL; translated from the coding sequence ATGGCACAGTTAAGATGGTTAGGCCACGCGGCTACTCTAATAACATTTGGAAATAAGAATGTAATAATAGACCCCATGATAAAAGATAATCCATTAAGCCCAGTAAAACTAGATTTCTTTAGGAATAATCTTGACATAATAATCGTGACTCACGATCATTATGACCATTTAGGCGATACTATAGATCTACTAAAAATGAATCCTAAGGCAAAACTTTTTGCAACTTATGATCTAGAAGCGTATTTAGCTGAGACCTATAAATTACCATGGGAAAATATTATACCAGCGAATGTAGGCGGATTTGTTGAAGTAGACGGAATAAAATTAGCTTTAACTAAGGCGGTACACTCGAGTACACACAGCGATCCCACTGGCGCAATAGTATCTTCAGAAGGAGTTACAATATACCACGCTGGAGATACTGGATTATTTGAAGATATGAAAATAATAGGAGAGGTTTTCAAACCAGATTACGCGTTATTACCTATCGGTGGAAGATTTACTATGGATCCGTATCAAGCTTCCATTGCAGTGGATTATATAAAACCAAGAAAGGGAGTAATACCAATTCATTATAATACTTGGGACTTAATAAAAGTCAATGTAAATGATTTCGTAACATTAGTCAAAAATAAGGGATACAATCCAATAGTATTACAAGCCGGTCAAACTATTACGTTGTGA
- a CDS encoding DUF1512 domain-containing protein, which translates to MSLIALAQTSLNQANSLYYILTYVLFFVLLFLLYLPGVNTRLTVSMLARGIESQLSMIEKYLNESKGKMEQLLKERGVQDPKPFIERISEMFIIDPVSVEPTDIISRMRLLIRSGEDKIRDLITLMVPNIDSVNRSKLEVSAEVVNSLNLIYKVIRHYLILAKKLNSVVLLYQLQFVVPQLVKMSEAYSKAMNTFIRGIPVGDSLGPLVAAYLFMKADKKWSPSRDTVAGELEFEGRKLIVVKAEGPMATVGRPGEAVANVIEEYRGKVSRIITVDAALKLEGEKTGSIAEGTGVAMGDPGPEKISIERVAVKYNIPIDAVIVKMSMEEAITEMRKEIYQAASKALELVKKIILERTKAGDVVVVVGVGNTVGVAQ; encoded by the coding sequence ATGAGTTTAATTGCTTTAGCTCAAACATCTCTAAACCAAGCTAATTCATTATACTATATCCTAACTTATGTATTATTCTTTGTCTTACTATTTCTACTATATTTGCCAGGTGTTAATACAAGGCTAACTGTGTCCATGTTAGCTAGAGGCATTGAATCCCAGTTAAGTATGATCGAAAAATATTTGAACGAGTCTAAAGGCAAGATGGAGCAATTACTTAAAGAAAGAGGTGTTCAAGATCCTAAGCCTTTTATTGAAAGGATCTCTGAGATGTTTATAATAGATCCCGTTAGCGTAGAGCCTACTGATATAATAAGCAGAATGCGCTTGTTAATTAGAAGTGGAGAAGATAAAATAAGAGATTTAATAACTCTTATGGTCCCAAATATTGACTCTGTAAATAGAAGCAAATTGGAAGTGTCCGCAGAGGTGGTAAATTCATTAAATCTAATATACAAAGTGATAAGGCATTATTTAATTTTAGCTAAAAAATTAAATAGCGTTGTCCTCCTTTATCAATTACAGTTTGTAGTTCCTCAACTAGTTAAAATGTCTGAAGCATATTCTAAGGCCATGAACACTTTTATAAGAGGAATACCGGTTGGCGATTCTTTAGGTCCCTTAGTTGCTGCTTATCTATTCATGAAAGCTGATAAGAAATGGAGCCCTAGTAGAGACACTGTTGCTGGTGAACTGGAGTTTGAAGGCAGAAAGTTAATTGTAGTAAAAGCCGAGGGACCCATGGCTACTGTAGGAAGGCCAGGTGAAGCTGTGGCTAATGTTATAGAAGAATATAGAGGAAAAGTCTCGAGAATAATTACCGTGGACGCTGCGCTAAAGTTAGAAGGAGAAAAAACGGGATCTATAGCTGAAGGTACTGGTGTCGCAATGGGTGATCCGGGTCCGGAAAAGATCAGTATAGAGAGAGTTGCAGTGAAATATAATATACCCATAGATGCAGTGATCGTAAAGATGAGTATGGAAGAAGCAATTACGGAAATGAGAAAAGAAATCTATCAAGCTGCTTCAAAGGCATTGGAATTAGTCAAGAAAATAATTCTAGAAAGAACCAAAGCAGGAGATGTTGTAGTAGTTGTAGGTGTTGGAAATACTGTAGGGGTGGCACAATAA
- a CDS encoding glutamate--tRNA ligase, whose product MSFDSLRELVYKYALQNAVKHNGKAEVGPVISKIIAERPDLRSKAKEIVQIVKEIVDQVNSLTLEQQKVEIETKYPELLEEKKSEEKKKTLPPLKNVKGQVITRFAPNPDGPLHLGNARAAILSYEYANMYNGKFILRFDDTDPKVKRPILEAYEWIKEDLKWLGIKWSQEVYASDRLEIYYRYAKTLIEKGHAYVDTCSNEDFKKFRDSRGKIKEPECLHRSSSSEDNLSLFEKMLEGRYREGEAVVRLKTSLEDPDPSQIDWVMLRIINTSKNPHPRVGDKYWVWPTYNFASAIDDHEFSVTHILRAKEHMANTEKQKYIFEYMGWEFPDVLQFGRLKLEGFMMSKSKIKGMLEKGTSRDDPRLPTLAGLRRRGILPDTIKDVIIDVGLKVTDATISFENIAAINRKKLDPIAKRLMFVKDVEEFTIEMANGMPQQLVAKIPLIPSKSELYRTIIVNAGDKILVEASDVKDSNIIRLMELCNAEVDKSNHKLLCKSRTLEEAKKYNARIVQWVKSDEKVSVTVEKAENDAIKTISGYAEKAVKDLAVDEIVQFLRFGFVRVDRKESEKITVVFSHE is encoded by the coding sequence ATGTCATTTGATAGTCTACGAGAACTTGTATACAAATATGCGTTACAGAACGCTGTAAAACATAACGGTAAAGCTGAAGTAGGTCCCGTTATAAGTAAAATTATTGCTGAAAGACCAGACTTGAGATCTAAAGCGAAGGAAATTGTACAAATTGTAAAAGAAATTGTAGATCAAGTAAACTCATTAACGTTAGAACAACAAAAAGTGGAGATTGAAACTAAATACCCTGAATTATTAGAAGAAAAGAAATCTGAAGAGAAGAAAAAAACTTTGCCTCCTCTTAAGAATGTTAAAGGACAAGTAATAACCAGATTTGCACCTAACCCAGATGGTCCGTTGCATTTAGGTAATGCCAGGGCTGCAATACTGTCTTATGAATATGCAAATATGTATAATGGCAAATTTATTCTAAGATTTGACGATACTGATCCAAAAGTCAAGAGACCAATCCTTGAAGCGTATGAATGGATTAAAGAAGACTTAAAGTGGTTGGGAATTAAATGGAGTCAAGAAGTTTATGCTTCAGATAGACTAGAAATTTATTATAGATACGCTAAGACTCTAATAGAAAAAGGACATGCTTATGTTGATACGTGTAGCAATGAAGATTTTAAGAAGTTTAGAGACAGTAGGGGTAAAATTAAAGAACCAGAATGTTTACATAGAAGCTCTTCGAGTGAAGATAATCTATCTCTTTTTGAAAAAATGTTAGAGGGAAGATATAGAGAAGGGGAAGCAGTTGTAAGGTTGAAAACTAGTTTAGAAGATCCAGACCCATCTCAAATAGATTGGGTAATGCTACGAATAATTAATACCTCTAAGAACCCCCATCCCAGAGTAGGAGACAAATATTGGGTATGGCCTACATATAATTTTGCTTCAGCTATTGACGATCATGAATTTAGTGTTACGCACATTTTAAGAGCTAAAGAGCATATGGCAAATACTGAAAAGCAAAAATATATCTTCGAATATATGGGTTGGGAGTTCCCTGATGTGCTTCAGTTTGGACGATTAAAATTAGAAGGTTTTATGATGAGTAAATCTAAAATAAAGGGAATGTTAGAGAAAGGTACTAGCAGAGATGATCCTAGATTACCAACTCTAGCTGGACTTAGAAGAAGAGGCATCTTACCAGATACTATTAAAGATGTGATAATTGATGTGGGTTTAAAAGTAACTGATGCAACGATAAGTTTCGAAAATATTGCCGCAATTAATAGAAAAAAATTAGATCCTATAGCGAAGAGACTTATGTTTGTAAAGGATGTAGAGGAATTTACAATTGAAATGGCAAATGGGATGCCTCAACAGTTAGTCGCTAAGATACCATTAATTCCTTCTAAGTCCGAATTATATAGAACAATTATAGTAAATGCTGGTGATAAAATTTTGGTAGAAGCTAGTGACGTTAAGGATAGTAATATTATAAGGCTAATGGAATTATGCAATGCGGAAGTTGATAAGAGCAATCATAAGTTACTTTGTAAGAGCAGAACGTTGGAGGAAGCTAAGAAATATAACGCTAGGATAGTTCAGTGGGTGAAGTCTGACGAAAAAGTTTCAGTAACAGTAGAAAAAGCCGAAAATGACGCTATAAAAACTATATCCGGATATGCAGAAAAAGCTGTAAAAGACCTAGCAGTAGATGAGATTGTACAATTTCTAAGATTTGGTTTCGTTAGAGTTGATAGGAAGGAGAGTGAAAAAATAACTGTGGTTTTCTCACACGAGTAA
- the map gene encoding type II methionyl aminopeptidase: MTEDELNKLLMAGKIAAKARDEVAPHIKANAKVLDICEEVESIIIENKAFPAFPCNLSINYEAAHYSPVINDEKTIPEGAVVKLDLGAQIDGFISDTAVTISLDSRYQRLLDASRTALDAAIANFRVGLSIGEIGKVIEKAIRAQGYKPIRNLGGHLIRRYELHAGVFIPNVYERGAGVIQSNSVYAIEPFATDGGGEVIEGKDVTIYSLKNPNVRGLSVKEKELLDYIQSRFNYLPFSERWLKDFSTNIDELRNNIRNLTKKGALRSYPILIEVRKGVVSQFEHTVVVTEKSVIVSTRSL; the protein is encoded by the coding sequence ATGACCGAAGACGAGCTTAATAAGTTATTAATGGCAGGGAAAATTGCCGCCAAGGCCAGAGATGAGGTTGCTCCACATATAAAAGCTAATGCAAAAGTTTTAGATATTTGTGAAGAGGTAGAAAGTATAATAATTGAAAATAAGGCTTTTCCTGCATTTCCTTGTAATCTTTCTATAAATTATGAAGCTGCCCATTATAGTCCAGTTATAAATGATGAGAAGACCATACCAGAAGGTGCAGTAGTCAAATTAGATTTAGGTGCACAAATCGATGGGTTCATAAGTGATACCGCTGTAACTATAAGTTTAGACTCTAGGTATCAAAGACTATTAGACGCTTCTAGGACGGCGCTAGATGCTGCGATTGCAAACTTTAGAGTCGGTTTAAGCATAGGTGAAATAGGTAAAGTCATCGAAAAAGCGATAAGAGCGCAGGGATATAAGCCGATACGAAATCTAGGAGGTCATCTTATAAGGCGTTATGAACTACATGCTGGTGTTTTCATCCCTAACGTTTATGAAAGAGGAGCTGGTGTGATACAGTCTAATTCAGTCTACGCAATTGAGCCATTTGCAACTGATGGTGGTGGAGAAGTAATAGAAGGTAAGGATGTAACCATATATTCCTTGAAGAATCCTAATGTGAGAGGCCTTTCTGTGAAGGAGAAAGAACTTTTGGATTATATTCAATCTCGCTTTAATTATTTACCATTTTCAGAGAGGTGGCTAAAGGATTTTTCTACGAATATAGATGAATTAAGAAATAATATAAGGAACTTAACAAAAAAAGGCGCTTTAAGAAGTTATCCTATACTAATAGAGGTTAGAAAAGGCGTTGTTTCTCAGTTCGAGCACACGGTTGTAGTTACAGAAAAATCAGTTATCGTATCTACAAGATCTCTTTGA
- a CDS encoding HD domain-containing protein — protein MKKVYDEIYGYIKLDDRETELISMPEFQRLRRIKQTSLAYLVYPGATHSRFSHSLGSFYLATILGERFRQIGIITDEELTYLKLSVLLHDVGQFPFSHSLEPLYLEKGLSNKDLRALIISRSPYFREFFDKESIDYNKILEILNGSSMVSSVINSDVDVDRMDYLVRDSRHTGVQLGNIDLYRLLDTIFYGSNNEIIIQDKGIYSLENFFISRLHMYQAVYYHKTIIGYELMLREIFKLIFECCDPSIIDINDIKNLVYDSSISYWDDEWVYMVLYTYLHSSNSPEYLKQKIRNFLDRRGPKVVYEEISYDKEVKEGSGTIRELVDLLDKNQIPLSSIYPTEEKIKILNKEKIKILTNNKEVDVRNYKATLINHIPETLTIRRIYVDYQYAKKAREVVS, from the coding sequence ATGAAGAAGGTTTATGATGAAATCTATGGTTATATAAAGCTTGATGATAGAGAGACGGAATTAATTAGCATGCCTGAATTTCAACGATTAAGGCGGATAAAGCAGACTAGCCTAGCGTATTTAGTATATCCTGGAGCTACTCACAGTCGATTTAGTCATTCTTTAGGTTCTTTTTATCTTGCCACAATTTTAGGAGAAAGGTTTAGGCAAATTGGAATAATAACTGATGAAGAGTTAACTTACCTAAAGCTCTCTGTTCTACTCCATGATGTAGGACAATTTCCGTTTAGTCATAGCCTTGAGCCGTTATATTTAGAGAAGGGACTATCAAATAAAGACCTAAGGGCTCTGATTATTTCTAGATCTCCTTATTTTAGGGAGTTTTTTGATAAGGAATCTATTGATTATAATAAAATCCTAGAAATTTTGAATGGCAGTTCCATGGTCTCATCAGTTATTAATAGTGATGTAGATGTTGATAGGATGGATTATTTAGTGCGAGATTCTCGTCATACTGGTGTACAGTTAGGTAATATAGACTTGTATAGACTTTTAGACACCATTTTCTATGGAAGTAACAATGAGATTATAATTCAAGACAAAGGTATATACAGCTTAGAGAATTTCTTTATATCGAGGCTTCATATGTACCAGGCAGTATATTACCATAAAACTATAATAGGCTACGAATTAATGCTAAGAGAAATTTTCAAGTTAATTTTTGAATGCTGCGATCCCTCAATCATAGATATCAATGATATAAAGAATTTAGTTTATGACTCATCAATATCTTATTGGGACGATGAGTGGGTTTATATGGTTCTTTATACGTATTTACATTCTTCTAATTCCCCAGAGTACTTGAAGCAGAAAATTAGGAATTTTCTAGATAGAAGAGGGCCTAAAGTAGTTTATGAGGAGATTTCTTATGATAAGGAGGTAAAAGAAGGTAGCGGAACAATCAGAGAATTAGTAGATCTTTTAGATAAGAATCAAATTCCACTTAGTTCGATATATCCTACTGAGGAAAAAATAAAAATACTTAATAAAGAAAAAATAAAAATACTCACAAATAATAAGGAAGTCGACGTGAGAAACTATAAGGCAACTTTAATAAACCACATACCAGAGACTTTAACTATCAGAAGGATTTATGTAGATTACCAATATGCTAAGAAAGCTAGAGAGGTTGTCTCATGA